A single region of the Lotus japonicus ecotype B-129 chromosome 4, LjGifu_v1.2 genome encodes:
- the LOC130712440 gene encoding protein STRICTOSIDINE SYNTHASE-LIKE 4-like has protein sequence MVAVTAVLYRLDPFDPVHFPADELSRKTATVPARNSRMMEGSELVARGEVTGPEDLAYDKKRRVIYTGCGDGWIKRVTVNESVDDSVVENWVNTGGRPLGLALERNGELIVADADLWTHQTRCRKYYIQGPKKGTIGEFCPDIPGMPDNIHYVGQGQYFIGLATVTYSLTSLFNF, from the exons ATGGTGGCGGTGACCGCGGTTCTCTACCGGCTCGATCCGTTCGATCCGGTCCACTTTCCGGCCGATGAGTTGAGCCGGAAAACTGCGACAGTTCCGGCTCGTAACTCGCGGATGATGGAAGGGTCTGAGCTTGTGGCACGGGGAGAAGTGACGGGGCCTGAAGACTTGGCTTATGACAAGAAGCGGCGCGTGATTTACACGGGATGTGGTGATGGGTGGATCAAACGAGTCACGGTGAATGAGTCAGTGGATGACTCGGTGGTTGAAAACTGGGTCAACACGGGCGGAAGGCCGCTCGGACTCGCTTTGGAAAGAAACGGCGAACTCATTGTTGCTGATGCCGATTTG TGGACCCACCA GACTAGGTGCAGAAAATATTACATACAGGGTCCTAAAAAAGGAACAATAGGCGAATTTTGTCCTGACATACCTGGCATGCCGGATAATATTCACTATGTTGGTCAAGGGCAGTATTTTATTGGATTGGCCACGGTAACATATTCCTTAACTTCATTATTTAACTtttga